In Hyla sarda isolate aHylSar1 chromosome 9, aHylSar1.hap1, whole genome shotgun sequence, the following proteins share a genomic window:
- the LOC130292034 gene encoding zonadhesin-like: protein MCADLISHHVRTPHIPPRVPTSFPTLCAYLISHHVCPLQMPPCVPTSYPTMFAHLVCPPYIPPRVPTLYPTLFTHIISYLVCPPHIPPRVPTSYHTLCAHLISHHVCPPHITPHVATSYPTSCAQLIYHLVCPPHIQPCVPISYPTSYAHFICPPYVPTLYPNTCALFISHLMCPPQIPPNVPTLYLTLCAHLISNLVCPPYIPPHVRTSYATLCAHFISHHVCPPHNPPCVPTLYPTTCAHFISHLVCPPYILHRVPTSYPTMWAHLISHLVCPPHITPCVPTSYPTSCAQLISHFVCPPHIQPCVPISYPTSYAQLISQLVCPPYIPTRVPFSYSTSCAHLRSHHVCPPYIPPHVPTLYPTSCAYITSHLVCSPHIPPCVPTSYPTLCAHLISHHVCPPYMPPCVSTSYPTLFAHLISHLVCPPYILPRVPTSYPTTCAHLMCPPHIKPHMPTSYPTLCALLISQHVCPFHIPPHVPTSDPTTCAHLISHLVCPPHIPPHVPTSDPTTCAHLISHLVCPPHIPPCVPTLYSTSYPSSCAHLISHHVCPPHVPPCLPTLFPTLCDHLISHHVCPPHIPPPDGSLSV from the coding sequence aTGTGCGCCGACCTAATATCCCACCACGTGCGCACACCTCATATCCCACCACGTGTGCCCACCTCATTTCCCACCTTGTGTGcctacctcatatcccaccaCGTGTGCCCACTTCAAATGCCACCTTGTGTGCCCACCTCATATCCCACAATGTTTGCCCACCTCGTGTGCCCACCTTATATCCCACCACGTGTGCCCACTTTATATCCCACCTTGTTTACCCATATTATATCCTACCTCGTTTGcccacctcatatcccaccaCGTGTGCCCACCTCATATCACACCTTGTGTGcccacctcatatcccaccaCGTGTGCCCACCTCATATCACACCTCATGTGGCCACCTCATATCCCACTTCATGTGCCCAACTCATATACCACCTCGTGTGCCCACCTCATATCCAACCATGTGTGCCCATCTCATATCCAACCTCATATGCCCACTTCATATGCCCACCTTATGTGCCCACCTTATATCCCAACACGTGTGCCCTTTTCATATCCCACCTCATGTGCCCACCTCAAATCCCACCAAATGTGCCCACCTTATATCTCACCTTGTGTGCCCACCTAATATCCAACCTTGTGTGCCCACCTTATATTCCACCTCATGTGCGCACTTCATATGCCACCTTGTGTGCCCACTTCATATCCCACCACGTTTGCCCACCTCATAACCCACCTTGTGTGCCCACCTTATATCCCACCACGTGTGCCCACTTTATATCCCACCTTGTTTGCCCACCTTATATCCTACATCGTGTGcccacctcatatcccaccatgtgggcccacctcatatcccacctTGTGTGCCCACCTCATATCACACCTTGTGTGcccacctcatatcccacctCGTGTGCCCAACTCATATCCCACTTCGTGTGCCCACCTCATATCCAACCATGTGTGCCCATCTCATATCCAACTTCATATGCCCAACTCATATCCCAACTTGTGTGCCCACCTTATATCCCAACACGTGTGCCCTTTTCATATTCCACCTCCTGTGCCCACCTCAGATCCCACCACGTGTGCCCACCTTATATCCCACCTCATGTGCCCACCTTATATCCCACCTCGTGTGCCTACATTACATCCCACCTTGTGTGCTCACCTCATATCCCACCTTGTGTGcccacctcatatcccacctTGTGTGcccacctcatatcccaccaTGTGTGCCCACCTTATATGCCACCTTGTGTGTCCACTTCATATCCCACCTTGTTTGCTCACCTTATATCCCACCTTGTTTGCCCTCCTTATATCCTACCTCGTGTGcccacctcatatcccaccaCGTGTGCCCACCTCATGTGCCCACCTCATATTAAACCCCATATGcccacctcatatcccacctTGTGTGCTCTCCTTATATCCCAACACGTGTGCCCTTTTCATATCCCACCTCATGTGCCCACCTCAGATCCCACCACATGTGCCCACCTTATATCCCACCTTGTGTGcccacctcatatcccacctCATGTGCCCACCTCAGATCCCACCACATGTGCCCACCTTATATCCCACCTTGTGTGcccacctcatatcccaccaTGTGTGCCCACCTTATATTCCACTTCATATCCCTCCTCGTGTGCCCACCTCATATCTCACCACGTGTGCCCACCTCATGTCCCACCTTGTTTGCCCACCTTATTTCCCACCTTGTGTGATCACCTCATATCCCACCACGTGTGCCCACCTCATATTCCACCTCCAGATGGTTCTTTGTCTGTATAA